A single Callithrix jacchus isolate 240 chromosome 4, calJac240_pri, whole genome shotgun sequence DNA region contains:
- the PPP1R18 gene encoding phostensin isoform X2 has translation MTTIPDWKLQLLARRRQEEASVRGREKAERERLSQMPAWKRGLLERRRAKLGLSPGEPSPVPGTAEAGPADTDESAVLQEAIGPVHQNRFIRQERQQQQQRSEELLAERKPGSLEARERRPSPGEMRDQSPKRRESREERLSPRETRERRLGIGGAQESSLRPLEARDWRQSPGEAGDKSSRLSEARKWRLSPVETPERSLRLAESREQSPRRKEVESRLSPGESAYPKLGLTEAHKWRPDSRESQEQSLVQPEATEWRLRSGEERKGYSEECRRKEGRPVPGVAPEETTELSETLTKEAQGSSSAGVEAAEQRPMGDSERGMKPTEGWKWTLNSGNAREWTPNDNEAQTQKPEPPESVEKRLEPPGVEAGEGEAEKEEAGAQGRPLRALQNCCSVPSPLPPEDAGTGGLRQQEEEAVELQPPPPAPLSPPPPAPAAPQPPGDPLMSRLFYGVKAGPGVGAPRRSGHTFTVNPRRSVLPTTPPATPASPATADAAALGAGKKRYPTAEEILVLGGYLRLSRSCLAKGSPERHHKQLKISFSETALETTYQYPSESSVLEELGPEPEVPSSPNPPATQPDDEEDEEELLLLQPELQGGLRTKALIVDESCRR, from the exons ATGACCACCATCCCAGACTGGAAGCTACAGCTGTTAGCCCGGCGCCGGCAGGAGGAGGCGTCCGTTAGAGGCCGGGAGAAGGCAGAACGGGAGCGCCTATCCCAGATGCCAGCCTGGAAGCGAGGGCTTCTGGAGCGCCGCCGGGCCAAGCTTGGGCTGTCCCCTGGGGAGCCTAGCCCTGTGCCAGGGACTGCAGAAGCCGGACCTGCAGACACAGATGAATCTGCGGTCCTTCAGGAGGCCATCGGGCCAGTGCACCAGAACCGATTCATCCGGCAggagcggcagcagcagcagcaacggAGTGAAGAGCTGCTAGCTGAGAGAAAGCCTGGATCTCTGGAGGCCCGGGAGCGGAGACCCAGCCCTGGGGAGATGCGGGATCAGAGCCCCAAGAGAAGAGAGTCAAGAGAAGAGAGACTAAGTCCCAGGGAGACCAGAGAGAGGAGGCTGGGGATAGGGGGAGCCCAAGAGTCGAGCCTGAGGCCTCTGGAGGCTCGGGACTGGAGGCAAAGCCCAGGAGAGGCGGGAGACAAGAGCTCCCGACTGTCAGAGGCACGGAAATGGAGGCTGAGTCCTGTAGAAACTCCAGAGCGGAGTCTGAGACTAGCAGAGTCTCGAGAGCAAAGCCCCAGAAGAAAAGAGGTGGAAAGTAGACTGAGCCCAGGGGAATCTGCCTACCCGAAGTTGGGCCTGACAGAGGCCCATAAATGGAGACCTGACTCCAGAGAGTCTCAGGAACAGAGTTTGGTACAACCAGAGGCAACAGagtggaggctgaggtcaggagaagaaagaaaaggctacTCAGAAGAATGtaggagaaaagaagggaggccAGTTCCAGGGGTGGCCCCAGAAGAGACTACAGAGCTGTCAGAGACCCTGACAAAGGAGGCCCAAGGCAGCAGTTCTGcaggagtggaggctgcagaacagagGCCTATGGGAGACAGTGAGAGGGGCATGAAGCCAACAGAAGGGTGGAAATGGACCCTGAACTCTGGGAACGCTCGAGAATGGACACCCAACGACAACGAGGCTCAAACTCAGAAACCAGAACCTCCAGAGTCAGTGGAAAAGCGTCTGGAGCCTCCCGGTGTGGAAGCTGGAGaaggggaggctgagaaggaggaggCGGGAGCTCAGGGCAGGCCTCTGAGAGCCCTGCAGAACTGCTGCTCTGTGCCCTCCCCCCTCCCACCAGAGGACGCTGGGACTGGAGGCCTGAGACAGCAGGAAGAAGAAGCAGTGGAACTCCAGCCCCCACCACCAGCCCCTctatctcccccacccccagccccagctgccccCCAACCTCCTGGGGATCCCCTCATGAGCCGCCTGTTCTATGGGGTGAAAGCAGGGCCAGGGGTGGGGGCCCCCCGCCGCAGTGGACACACCTTCACCGTCAACCCCCGGCGGTCTGTGCTCCCTACGACTCCCccagccaccccagcctctccagcCACAGCTGATGCTGCAGCCCTGGGGGCTGGGAAGAAGCGGTACCCAACTGCCGAGGAGATCTTGGTTCTGGGGGGCTACCTCCGTCTCAGCCGCAGCTGCCTTGCCAAGGGGTCCCCCGAAAGACACCACAAACAG CTTAAGATCTCCTTCAGCGAGACAGCCCTGGAGACCACGTACCAATACCCCTCCGAGAGTTCGGTACTGGAGGAGTTGGGCCCGGAGCCTGAGGTCCCCAGTTCCCCCAACCCCCCAGCAACCCAACCCGACGAtgaagaggatgaggaagagcTGCTGCTACTGCAGCCAGAGCTCCAGGGCGGGCTTCGCACCAAGGCCCTGATTGTGG ATGAGTCCTGCCGGCGGTGA
- the PPP1R18 gene encoding phostensin isoform X1, which produces MEPALGTPGSPGADGGGGRRAPYPHLKATMTTIPDWKLQLLARRRQEEASVRGREKAERERLSQMPAWKRGLLERRRAKLGLSPGEPSPVPGTAEAGPADTDESAVLQEAIGPVHQNRFIRQERQQQQQRSEELLAERKPGSLEARERRPSPGEMRDQSPKRRESREERLSPRETRERRLGIGGAQESSLRPLEARDWRQSPGEAGDKSSRLSEARKWRLSPVETPERSLRLAESREQSPRRKEVESRLSPGESAYPKLGLTEAHKWRPDSRESQEQSLVQPEATEWRLRSGEERKGYSEECRRKEGRPVPGVAPEETTELSETLTKEAQGSSSAGVEAAEQRPMGDSERGMKPTEGWKWTLNSGNAREWTPNDNEAQTQKPEPPESVEKRLEPPGVEAGEGEAEKEEAGAQGRPLRALQNCCSVPSPLPPEDAGTGGLRQQEEEAVELQPPPPAPLSPPPPAPAAPQPPGDPLMSRLFYGVKAGPGVGAPRRSGHTFTVNPRRSVLPTTPPATPASPATADAAALGAGKKRYPTAEEILVLGGYLRLSRSCLAKGSPERHHKQLKISFSETALETTYQYPSESSVLEELGPEPEVPSSPNPPATQPDDEEDEEELLLLQPELQGGLRTKALIVDESCRR; this is translated from the exons ATGGAGCCGGCCCTCGGCACTCCGGGGTCGCCGGGCGCAGACGGCGGGGGAGGCAGGCG TGCTCCCTACCCTCACCTCAAGGCGACCATGACCACCATCCCAGACTGGAAGCTACAGCTGTTAGCCCGGCGCCGGCAGGAGGAGGCGTCCGTTAGAGGCCGGGAGAAGGCAGAACGGGAGCGCCTATCCCAGATGCCAGCCTGGAAGCGAGGGCTTCTGGAGCGCCGCCGGGCCAAGCTTGGGCTGTCCCCTGGGGAGCCTAGCCCTGTGCCAGGGACTGCAGAAGCCGGACCTGCAGACACAGATGAATCTGCGGTCCTTCAGGAGGCCATCGGGCCAGTGCACCAGAACCGATTCATCCGGCAggagcggcagcagcagcagcaacggAGTGAAGAGCTGCTAGCTGAGAGAAAGCCTGGATCTCTGGAGGCCCGGGAGCGGAGACCCAGCCCTGGGGAGATGCGGGATCAGAGCCCCAAGAGAAGAGAGTCAAGAGAAGAGAGACTAAGTCCCAGGGAGACCAGAGAGAGGAGGCTGGGGATAGGGGGAGCCCAAGAGTCGAGCCTGAGGCCTCTGGAGGCTCGGGACTGGAGGCAAAGCCCAGGAGAGGCGGGAGACAAGAGCTCCCGACTGTCAGAGGCACGGAAATGGAGGCTGAGTCCTGTAGAAACTCCAGAGCGGAGTCTGAGACTAGCAGAGTCTCGAGAGCAAAGCCCCAGAAGAAAAGAGGTGGAAAGTAGACTGAGCCCAGGGGAATCTGCCTACCCGAAGTTGGGCCTGACAGAGGCCCATAAATGGAGACCTGACTCCAGAGAGTCTCAGGAACAGAGTTTGGTACAACCAGAGGCAACAGagtggaggctgaggtcaggagaagaaagaaaaggctacTCAGAAGAATGtaggagaaaagaagggaggccAGTTCCAGGGGTGGCCCCAGAAGAGACTACAGAGCTGTCAGAGACCCTGACAAAGGAGGCCCAAGGCAGCAGTTCTGcaggagtggaggctgcagaacagagGCCTATGGGAGACAGTGAGAGGGGCATGAAGCCAACAGAAGGGTGGAAATGGACCCTGAACTCTGGGAACGCTCGAGAATGGACACCCAACGACAACGAGGCTCAAACTCAGAAACCAGAACCTCCAGAGTCAGTGGAAAAGCGTCTGGAGCCTCCCGGTGTGGAAGCTGGAGaaggggaggctgagaaggaggaggCGGGAGCTCAGGGCAGGCCTCTGAGAGCCCTGCAGAACTGCTGCTCTGTGCCCTCCCCCCTCCCACCAGAGGACGCTGGGACTGGAGGCCTGAGACAGCAGGAAGAAGAAGCAGTGGAACTCCAGCCCCCACCACCAGCCCCTctatctcccccacccccagccccagctgccccCCAACCTCCTGGGGATCCCCTCATGAGCCGCCTGTTCTATGGGGTGAAAGCAGGGCCAGGGGTGGGGGCCCCCCGCCGCAGTGGACACACCTTCACCGTCAACCCCCGGCGGTCTGTGCTCCCTACGACTCCCccagccaccccagcctctccagcCACAGCTGATGCTGCAGCCCTGGGGGCTGGGAAGAAGCGGTACCCAACTGCCGAGGAGATCTTGGTTCTGGGGGGCTACCTCCGTCTCAGCCGCAGCTGCCTTGCCAAGGGGTCCCCCGAAAGACACCACAAACAG CTTAAGATCTCCTTCAGCGAGACAGCCCTGGAGACCACGTACCAATACCCCTCCGAGAGTTCGGTACTGGAGGAGTTGGGCCCGGAGCCTGAGGTCCCCAGTTCCCCCAACCCCCCAGCAACCCAACCCGACGAtgaagaggatgaggaagagcTGCTGCTACTGCAGCCAGAGCTCCAGGGCGGGCTTCGCACCAAGGCCCTGATTGTGG ATGAGTCCTGCCGGCGGTGA